Within the Pseudomonas orientalis genome, the region TACCGCAAGGGTGGTGGCCATGTTGTGCGCCATGCTTGGCTGCAGACCGCCGGTCTTGGCGTCTGCCAGGAAGTCTTTGGCAGCTGTCTGAGCACAGGAGTCGAAACCCAGCTTGTCCATTTGAGTGAGCATGTCGGTGCGCACAGGGATCGAACCCTTGTTGATGCTGAAGACTTTCTGGAAGTTTTCACCCAGCACGACCTTGGCAATGTCCTGCTGACCGGCAGCGGTGCCTTTGTCTTTCTGCTTGAATACCGCCAGGGAGTCGATGTTGTAGGTGAAGGCTTTGTCGGTGCCTGGGAAGGCTACGCACTCGTAGTCCTTGCCGGCGACTTTCTTGGCGGCGGTCCATTCGGACTTGGCCCAGTCACCCATGATCTGCATGCCGGCCTTGCCGTTGATGACTTTACCGGCTTCCAGGTTCCAGTCCTGACCTTTGCCGTCGACGTCCATATAGGTCGCGACCTTTTTCAGTTCGGTCAGCGACTTGACCATTTCCGGGCCGGTCAGCGCAGCGTTATCCAGATCGACCAGGGCTTTCTTGTAGCCATCAGCGCCCATCACCGAGAGCACCACCGCTTCGAACACGGTGCTGTCCTGCCAAGGCTGGCCGCCGTGAGCGAGCGCAATGAAGCCCGCCGCTTTCAGCTTGTCGCCGGCGGCATAGAATTCTTCGAGGGTGGTCGGGTTCTTGGTGATGCCGGCTTTCTTGAAGACTTCCGGGTTGATCCACAGCCAGTTCACACGGTGGATATTCACCGGAACGGCCACGTAGTCACCGTCGTACTTCACGGTATCGGAGACTTTCTTGTCGAGCAGGGAGTCCCACTTTTCTTCTTTGGCGACGTCTTTGAGTACGTCGGTGTCGAGCAGGCCAGTGGACGCCCATTCCTGGATGTCGGGGCCTTTGATCTGGGCAACACCGGGCGGGTTACCGGCGACCGCACGGCTTTTCAGCACGGTCATGGCCGTGGCGCCACCGCCACCTGCGACCGCACCGTCTTTCCAGGTGAAGCCGTCTTTCTCGACTTGGGCCTTCAGGACATCCACAGCCGCCTTTTCACCGCCCGAGGTCCACCAATGCACCACTTCAACCGTACCTTTGGAGTCGGCGGCAAATGCACTGAGGGGAAACAACGAGGCCATGGAAATAGCAACGGCGAGGCGATTAATCGCGTTCATCTGAGTACCTTTTCTTGTTGTTATGCATGCAAGTCTAGAGCTTGCGCTGCACGGAGTTTAAACAGGGATTTTCCAGGCGCAGGTAACAAAGGGACGTACAAATGTCACCACTTGGTGACATAAAGTCCGCCGCCCAATGCACTGGCCAGGCTGGGTGCCAAGGGTAATGCAGGCAGCAACACGGCTTGCCACGCATGGTACAGGTCCGGCTTGCCACCCCAGATCCTGCTGCTGGGTTGGTTGTGCGGGCTGAGTT harbors:
- a CDS encoding ABC transporter substrate-binding protein; this translates as MNAINRLAVAISMASLFPLSAFAADSKGTVEVVHWWTSGGEKAAVDVLKAQVEKDGFTWKDGAVAGGGGATAMTVLKSRAVAGNPPGVAQIKGPDIQEWASTGLLDTDVLKDVAKEEKWDSLLDKKVSDTVKYDGDYVAVPVNIHRVNWLWINPEVFKKAGITKNPTTLEEFYAAGDKLKAAGFIALAHGGQPWQDSTVFEAVVLSVMGADGYKKALVDLDNAALTGPEMVKSLTELKKVATYMDVDGKGQDWNLEAGKVINGKAGMQIMGDWAKSEWTAAKKVAGKDYECVAFPGTDKAFTYNIDSLAVFKQKDKGTAAGQQDIAKVVLGENFQKVFSINKGSIPVRTDMLTQMDKLGFDSCAQTAAKDFLADAKTGGLQPSMAHNMATTLAVQGAFFDVVTNYINDPKADPADTAKKLGAAIKSAK